In the genome of Terribacillus sp. FSL K6-0262, one region contains:
- the pyc gene encoding pyruvate carboxylase encodes MDELRGINKVLVANRGEIAIRVFRACVELGIQTVAIYSKEDKSSSHRFKADEAYLVGEGKKPIDAYLDIENILEIAKTSGADAIHPGYGFLSENIHFARRCEEEGIIFIGPRSEQLDMFGDKVKARQQALLAEIPVIPGSDGPIKGLDEAKAFTDSHGYPIIIKASLGGGGRGMRVVRSAEELAEAYERAKSEAKAAFGSDEVYVEKLIENPKHIEVQILGDNAGNVIHLFERDCSIQRRHQKVIEVAPSVGLPETLRADICDAAVKLMKNVSYLNAGTVEFLVADDKFYFIEVNPRVQVEHTITELVTGVDIVQTQLLLAQGYSLSDERLNIPPQSEIKTNGYAIQARVTTEDPLNNFMPDTGKIMAYRSGGGFGVRLDGGNAFQGSVISSYYDSLLVKVSTWAADYRQAAYKMERNLREFRIRGIKTNIPFLENVILHEKFLSADYTTNFIDETPELFVFPKRQDRGTKMLQYIGYTTVNGFDGSGKVEKPDFPKPRIPKLDKGLEYQNGTKQILDAHGPEGLANWLKEQEEVLLTDTTFRDAHQSLLATRVRTKDLLAIAEPTSKLLPNLFSVEMWGGATFDVAYRFLKEDPWERLAKLRDRMPNVLFQMLLRASNAVGYKNYPDNVVEKFIKESAEAGIDVYRIFDSLNWIENMKPAIEAVRNQNKVAEAALCYSGDILDPSRTKYDLAYYTKMAKELEAAGAHIIGIKDMAGLLKPQAAYDLVSALKDAVSLPIHLHTHDTSGNGVLTYVKAVEAGVDVVDVAAGSMAGLTSQPSASTFYHAMQGMERRPSINVGNYDELGLYWEDVRNQYSDFESGMKAPHAEVYLHEMPGGQYSNLLQQANAVGLGDRWDEVKVMYRRVNDLFGDVIKVTPSSKVVGDMALFMVQNDLDENSVIEKGASLDFPDSVIEFAQGYLGQPYGGFPKELQKVIVKDREVITARPGELLPPVDFDQLRSELQEKMVDEATEQDIVAYSLYPKVFETYAAFKEAYGDLSVLTTPTFFYGMKLDEEIEVEIEPGKTLIVKLVAIGEAGPDAMRTIYFEFNGQPREVLVRDEQVQATVKTTPKADKQNKKHIGATMPGTVIRALVAAGEQVQKGQQLLVTEAMKMETTVQAPFDGTIKDIHVKDGEPIQVGDLLLEFE; translated from the coding sequence ATGGACGAACTAAGGGGAATCAATAAGGTACTGGTAGCAAACAGAGGTGAAATTGCGATCCGTGTATTCCGGGCTTGTGTCGAGCTTGGGATACAGACGGTCGCGATTTATTCAAAGGAGGACAAATCTTCCAGTCACCGCTTCAAAGCGGATGAAGCATATTTGGTGGGCGAAGGCAAGAAGCCGATCGATGCCTATCTTGATATCGAGAATATTCTAGAAATTGCAAAAACTTCCGGTGCAGATGCCATCCATCCGGGTTATGGATTCCTATCGGAAAACATTCATTTTGCCAGACGCTGTGAAGAGGAAGGCATAATCTTCATCGGTCCGCGCAGTGAACAGCTTGATATGTTCGGGGATAAAGTGAAAGCAAGACAGCAAGCCCTGCTTGCGGAAATACCGGTAATCCCCGGAAGTGACGGACCGATCAAAGGCCTGGATGAAGCGAAAGCATTCACCGACAGCCATGGCTATCCAATCATCATCAAAGCTTCCTTGGGCGGCGGAGGCCGCGGCATGCGTGTCGTTCGATCTGCCGAGGAGCTGGCTGAAGCGTACGAGCGAGCGAAATCAGAAGCGAAAGCTGCGTTCGGCAGTGATGAAGTATACGTGGAAAAATTAATCGAAAATCCGAAGCACATCGAAGTGCAGATCCTAGGGGACAATGCGGGGAATGTCATCCATTTGTTCGAGCGTGACTGTTCGATACAGCGAAGACATCAAAAAGTGATCGAAGTAGCTCCGAGTGTCGGACTTCCTGAAACGCTTCGGGCCGATATTTGTGATGCGGCAGTCAAATTAATGAAAAATGTTTCCTATTTGAATGCTGGGACAGTCGAATTCCTTGTGGCAGATGATAAGTTCTACTTCATCGAAGTGAATCCGCGTGTGCAAGTGGAACATACAATCACCGAATTGGTCACCGGCGTGGATATCGTTCAAACGCAGCTGCTTCTGGCACAGGGGTACAGCCTGTCGGATGAACGCCTTAACATTCCCCCGCAATCTGAGATCAAAACGAATGGCTATGCAATCCAGGCTCGTGTCACAACGGAGGACCCGCTTAATAACTTTATGCCCGATACAGGTAAAATCATGGCTTATCGCTCCGGCGGTGGATTCGGTGTCCGTCTGGATGGCGGAAATGCCTTCCAGGGTTCCGTCATCAGTTCCTACTATGATTCCCTGCTGGTAAAGGTATCGACTTGGGCCGCGGACTACAGACAAGCAGCTTACAAGATGGAAAGGAACCTGCGGGAGTTCAGGATTCGCGGTATCAAGACCAACATACCGTTCCTTGAAAATGTCATCCTGCATGAAAAATTCCTGTCAGCTGACTATACGACTAACTTCATTGATGAAACACCTGAATTATTCGTTTTCCCTAAACGGCAGGATAGAGGAACGAAGATGCTTCAGTATATTGGCTATACAACCGTGAATGGGTTCGATGGCAGCGGTAAAGTCGAAAAGCCTGATTTTCCGAAACCGAGGATTCCTAAGCTTGACAAAGGGCTCGAATATCAAAATGGTACGAAACAAATCCTGGATGCCCATGGTCCTGAAGGGCTGGCAAACTGGCTGAAGGAACAGGAAGAGGTATTGCTGACGGATACTACTTTCCGCGATGCACACCAATCACTGCTTGCAACTCGTGTCCGGACAAAAGATCTATTGGCGATTGCCGAACCGACTTCCAAGCTATTGCCTAACTTATTCTCAGTCGAGATGTGGGGAGGAGCGACCTTCGATGTCGCTTATCGATTCCTGAAGGAAGATCCTTGGGAGAGGCTGGCCAAACTTCGGGACAGAATGCCGAATGTATTATTCCAGATGCTACTCCGTGCAAGCAATGCAGTCGGTTATAAGAATTATCCGGACAACGTCGTGGAGAAGTTTATCAAAGAAAGCGCAGAAGCCGGTATCGACGTATATCGTATCTTCGACAGCTTGAACTGGATTGAAAATATGAAGCCGGCAATCGAAGCCGTGCGCAATCAAAACAAGGTGGCAGAAGCTGCGCTTTGCTACAGCGGAGATATCCTCGATCCATCCCGGACGAAATACGATCTTGCATATTATACGAAGATGGCGAAGGAGCTGGAAGCGGCCGGTGCCCACATCATCGGGATCAAGGATATGGCAGGTCTCCTTAAACCGCAGGCTGCCTATGACCTTGTCAGTGCTTTGAAGGATGCCGTATCGCTGCCGATTCATTTGCACACGCATGATACAAGCGGAAATGGCGTACTGACATATGTGAAGGCCGTAGAAGCTGGTGTGGATGTAGTCGATGTTGCAGCAGGTTCCATGGCGGGTCTGACTTCTCAGCCGAGTGCCAGCACATTTTATCACGCCATGCAGGGGATGGAGCGCCGACCATCCATCAATGTCGGGAATTATGATGAACTCGGATTATATTGGGAAGATGTGCGCAATCAATACAGTGACTTCGAGAGCGGCATGAAAGCCCCGCATGCAGAAGTCTATTTGCATGAAATGCCGGGCGGTCAATACAGCAATCTGCTGCAGCAGGCAAATGCGGTCGGGCTGGGCGATCGTTGGGACGAAGTGAAAGTCATGTACAGAAGGGTGAATGACTTATTCGGGGATGTCATCAAAGTAACGCCATCCTCCAAGGTGGTCGGCGATATGGCATTATTCATGGTGCAAAACGACTTGGATGAAAATAGTGTCATTGAAAAAGGAGCTTCACTCGATTTCCCGGACTCTGTAATCGAATTCGCGCAAGGCTATCTTGGACAGCCATATGGCGGGTTCCCGAAAGAGCTGCAGAAGGTGATCGTGAAGGATCGGGAAGTGATTACAGCCCGCCCTGGTGAATTGCTTCCGCCAGTGGATTTTGATCAGCTGCGGAGTGAGCTCCAGGAAAAGATGGTGGATGAAGCTACCGAGCAGGATATCGTGGCATATTCCCTCTATCCGAAGGTGTTCGAAACGTATGCGGCATTCAAGGAAGCCTATGGAGATCTATCCGTTCTGACTACACCGACATTCTTTTACGGCATGAAGCTGGATGAAGAAATCGAAGTGGAAATCGAACCAGGGAAAACCTTGATCGTCAAGCTGGTCGCAATAGGCGAGGCCGGTCCGGATGCAATGCGGACGATATACTTTGAGTTCAATGGGCAGCCTCGTGAGGTGCTTGTGCGTGATGAACAGGTGCAGGCAACAGTCAAAACGACACCGAAAGCGGATAAACAGAACAAGAAGCATATTGGTGCAACGATGCCTGGAACTGTCATCAGGGCGTTGGTAGCTGCTGGTGAGCAAGTGCAAAAAGGGCAGCAGCTGCTCGTCACGGAGGCAATGAAGATGGAAACGACGGTGCAGGCGCCATTCGATGGAACCATCAAAGATATCCATGTAAAGGATGGAGAGCCAATTCAAGTCGGAGATCTGCTTTTGGAATTTGAATAA